The genomic stretch GCCAAGAAGACAGTAGAGTCTGAGAAATCAGAGATCCAGACTGCACTTGAAGAAGCTGAGGTGCCATTCCTTTTCTACTATTTTAGCAATGACACTGTTGCTTGAATAATTTAAAACACTGAATATGGAGCGATTCAAAACCTTAAATTATAGAATTCTGCTAAATATTTTCTTCTAAATAACTCATAAATTATTTGATTGCCATGAATCACAGAGGCTATATCATTTTTGACAATGAAATATGATAGAAATATTTTCCCTTTGCCCTTATAGGGCACCCTGGAGCATGAAGAGTCGAAGATTCTTCGTGTGCAGCTGGAGCTGAACCAGGTGAAGAGTGAGATTGACAGGAAGCTGGCTGAGAAGGATGAGGAGATGGAACAGATCAAGAGGAACAGCCAAAGAGTGATCGACTCCATGCagagcactctggactctgaggtCAGGAGCAGAAATGATGCCCTGAGAGTCAAAAAGAAGATGGAGGGAGATCTGAATGAGATGGAGATCCAGCTGAGTCATGCAAACCGCCAGGCTGCTGAGGCCCAGAAACAGCTCAGGAACGTCCAAGGACAACTCAAGGTATCTCTCTGAAGAATGAGGAATTGAAACGCATATTAAATGTATGATAATATTATACATGAATTAACTGAGAATGACCTGCAACTAACAACTAAAGAACATTGCCACAGGATGCCCAACTGCACCTTGATGAAGCTGTCAGAGGACAGGAGGACATGAAGGAGCAGGTGGCCATGGTGGAGCGCAGGAATAACCTGATGCAAGCAGAGATTGAGGAGCTGAGAGCTGCACTGGAGCAAACAGAGAGAGGCCGCAAAGTGGCTGAGCAGGAGCTGGTGGATGCCAGCGAGCGTGTGGGACTGCTGCACTCACAAGTATAGAAAAACTATACCCTGAGCAAATTAAGTTTACATGAGAGCAGAGTTTAGTTAAATGTAGACTACATAAACTACCTGCTTAAATCCCACAGAATACAAGTCTTATTAACACCAAGAAGAAGCTTGAGGCTGATCTGGTCCAGGTTCAAGGAGAGGTGGATGATGCAGTCCAGGAGGCCAGAAATGCAGAGGAAAAGGCCAAGAAGGCCATCACTGATGTGAGCGCTAAGATTCTGTTTCTCTATTCTAATTTTAACAGTTATTTGACTTTGTTTATCTGCATTTGGTAACAAAGGGAACCTTCATGGAAGTCATTCCTGTCTATATTGGCTAGTTTATTTGAATTGGCTCATATTTCAGGCTGCCATGATGGCTGAGGAGCTGAAGAAGGAGCAGGACACCAGTGCTCACCTGGAGAGGATGAAGAAGAACCTGGAGGTGACTGTCAAAGACCTGCAGCACCGTCTGGATGAAGCTGAGAGTCTTGCCATGAAGGGTGGAAAGAAACAGCTCCAGAAACTGGAGTCCAGGGTAAATTACAAGCTAAACACTGTCTTAGATGAACTGTCTATGGTACAGATTTGAAAGGTGACATCAATCTCTCTCTACTGAAGGTGCGCGAGTTGGAGGCTGAAGTTGAAGCGGAACAGAGACGTGGTGCAGATGCTGTGAAAGGAGTTCGCAAATATGAAAGGAGAGTTAAGGAGCTCACCTACCAGGTAAAACTACACAGGATTTAGAAACTTACATTTCATTATAATTTACATAGGTAAACTAAGACCATCAACAATACTTTTACCCAAAGACTGAGGAAGACAAGAAGAACGTGATCCGACTGCAGGATCTGGTAGACAAGCTGCAGCTGAAAGTGAAGGCCTACAAGCgccaggctgaagaagctgtaaGTTTAATGTCAAATGTCCTAAGTGTGAGGTTTTGATATTTTCTAAACAATACATTCAGTGTCATGAGTGCAATGCACTGAAAGGGGTTGGATATCTGGTGTTATCCTAACAGGAGGAGCAGGCCAACACTCACCTGTCCAGGTACAGGAAGGTGCAGCATGAGCTGGAGGAGGCTCAGGAGCGCGCTGATATCTCTGAGTCCCAGGTCAACAAGCTGAGAGCCAAGAGCCGTGATGCTGGGAAGGTAAAAACAGATGATGATTATGTAGAGAAATTAACTTTTTatgcataacattttaaaaacattttaaacaaaatcaaattatattattttgcatttcaagaCTAAAGATGAAGAATGAAGACAAGAAACTACACCTACAAGCAAGCATATAATATGACTGACTTGTGCTGAGTTTTCCTGTGTCCATTAAAAAGGCATAATTTGACTTTGTTCTCcatttattttttccactttGAAATTTTATCACATACTCAATCACTGTTGTAAAAGACAATCCATGAGGCACGATTTGATAAAGAACACAActgcaaaattaacaaaaaagaacccaaaaacaaaaaagtaggaAGAACGGGAAACAGACTAAATTTCATTACAAATAATCAtctcaggttatgcatgtaaccatggttccctgaggaTAGGGAACTAGACATTGCATCCCCTAGGTGGTCGCTATGGGGGAATGCTTTCAGTGTGACCACTGTCTAAAGCATGAATGCAGAAAtgacaatgaacttgacattggcaggTGGCAGCCTATAATGTCACTACTTGTGTGACAGCAAGTATAAAAATGCACCTGTGGAAGACCTCATACACCTCTTTGTCCAAAGGAGATCTAAGCAGGAATACCTGAGGCATGGCaaagagatgcagcatctcattccagCTCGTAGGGGCTGCAATGGGGAATGCAATAGCCACACCAGCATGCTGAAGGGATGAGTGCCCAAGAATTGACCTGAGTCAACTCAAAGGAATGAACATCCCTAAATCCACCAGCCATCGAACAAAGTGAGTGAAGCATAACTATTCCAGTGCCCCACAGAGTGGAAGCCTCAGAACTATCATAGTGAGAGGAAGTATACTAACACTCCACATTAAGATCAATAGCTAAATAGGTTCTCACAAGGATCGATCACAAGTACAGAATGGAGTACCACAAGACTCAGTACTAGGATCATTGCTTTTCACGCTTCATATGTTACCCTTGGCAGATataatcaggaaacatggtgttagcattcactgttatgctgatgatactcagctctatatttctttgtggcc from Carassius gibelio isolate Cgi1373 ecotype wild population from Czech Republic chromosome A22, carGib1.2-hapl.c, whole genome shotgun sequence encodes the following:
- the LOC127942569 gene encoding myosin heavy chain, fast skeletal muscle-like, whose product is MKNSYEEALDHLETLKRENKNLQQEISDLTEQLGETGKSIHELEKAKKTVESEKSEIQTALEEAEGTLEHEESKILRVQLELNQVKSEIDRKLAEKDEEMEQIKRNSQRVIDSMQSTLDSEVRSRNDALRVKKKMEGDLNEMEIQLSHANRQAAEAQKQLRNVQGQLKDAQLHLDEAVRGQEDMKEQVAMVERRNNLMQAEIEELRAALEQTERGRKVAEQELVDASERVGLLHSQNTSLINTKKKLEADLVQVQGEVDDAVQEARNAEEKAKKAITDAAMMAEELKKEQDTSAHLERMKKNLEVTVKDLQHRLDEAESLAMKGGKKQLQKLESRVRELEAEVEAEQRRGADAVKGVRKYERRVKELTYQTEEDKKNVIRLQDLVDKLQLKVKAYKRQAEEAEEQANTHLSRYRKVQHELEEAQERADISESQVNKLRAKSRDAGKTKDEE